From the genome of Desulfovibrio sp. JY:
GCCCTCCCTGATCATCCTCGGCAGCCCCGGCAACCCCACCGGAAAGGTCATCCCCGCTGACGCCATCGTGGACATGGCCTCGCGCCATCCCCAGTGCCTGTTCCTGGTGGACGAGGCCTTCGCCGACTTCGTGCCCGGCTTCGCCTCCCTGGCCGGCGCGGACCGGCCGTACAACGTGGCCGTGCTCCTGTCGCTGACCAAATCCTTCGCCATCCCCGGCCTGCGCCTGGGGCTCCTCGCCGCCAGCCCCGACCTGGCCGGCTGGGTCCGCAGCAAGCTGCCGCCCTGGTCGGTCAACACCCTGGCCCAGGCTGTTGGCGCGCGGGGACTGGCCGATACCGAATACATGGAAGCGACCCGGCAGGCCCTGCCCGGCCTGCGCCAGCGCCTTGCCGATGGACTCACGAAACTGGGGTTTACGGTCCTGCCCGGCGCGGCCAATTTCCTTTTGGCGAGACTCCCGGCCGAAGCCTCCCCCTCGGGCGAAGTCTGCCGCCGGGTCCTGGCCGAGCACGGCGTGGCGCTTCGCGACTGCGCCAACTTCCATGCCCTGTCCGACCGCTTCATCCGGGTGGCCGTGCGCCGGGAGGACGAAACCGACCGCATCCTGGCCGCCCTGGCCGGAGTGCTCGATTCCCCCCTGGCCCCGTCCTTTGCCCCCAGGCGAGGGACGCCGGCGCTGATGGTCCAGGGGACGGCCTCCAATGCCGGCAAATCCGTGCTCTGCGCCGGGCTGTGCCGGCTGCTTGCCCGCCGGGGACTTCGGGTCGCGCCGTTTAAGTCCCAGAACATGTCGCTCAATTCCGGGGTCACGGCCGACGGGCTGGAGATGGGCCGGGCGCAGATCGTCCAGGCCCGGGCCTGCCGCCTCGCCCCGGACGTGCGCATGAACCCGGTGCTTTTAAAACCCACCTCCGACGTCGGCTCCCAGGTCATCGTGCTCGGCAAGCCCGTCGGCGTCATGCGGGTGGGCGAATACATCAACTATAAGCCCCAGGCCTTCACCGCGGCCAAGGAGGCCTACGACGCCCTGGCCGCCGAAGTGGACGTGATGGTGCTGGAGGGAGCCGGCAGCCCGGCCGAGGTCAATTTACAGGCCCACGACATGGTCAACATGGCCATGGCCGCCCATGCCGGGGCGAAGGTGCTGCTCGCGGCGGACATCGACCGGGGCGGGGCCTACGCGGCGCTGCTCGGCACCATGGAGTGCCTGGCCGAGGCGGACCGCGACCGGGTGGCCGGCTACCTGCTCAACCGCTTCCGGGGCGATCCGTCGCTGCTGTCCCCGGCCAACGATTTTTTGCGCCGGGCCACGGGCAGGGACGTCCTCGGCGTCGTGCCCTGGATCGACAACCTCGGCCTGCCGGAAGAGGATTCCGTCACCTTCAAGGACGGGGGAACGCTGCCGACCGCGCTTCCCGACGACCCGGACGTTCTCGACATCGCGGTCGTCGATCTGCCGCGCGTGTCCAACTTCACCGACCTGGACGCCCTGGCCGTGGAGCCGGATGTCCGCCTGCGCCGGGTGCGAAACGCCGGCGAGCTGGGACAGCCGGACGCCCTGATCCTGCCTGGCAGCAAGAACACCCTGGCCGATCTGGCCTGGCTTGGCGAAACGGGACTGGCCGCGGCGATCATCGCCCTGGCCGGGGAAGAAAAAACGGAGATCGTGGGGATTTGCGCCGGCCTGCAGATGCTCGGCACGGCCGTGGCCGATCCGCTGGGGCTGGAATCGGGCCGGAAACGCGAGGATGGACTGGGACTCCTTGGGATCAGCACGGAACTGGCAGCCGCCAAGACCCTGGCCGCCACCCGGGCCGTGTACGCGGACTCGGACCTGGCCCTTAACGGCTACGAGATCCACCACGGCCTGACCGTGCCCGACAACGCCGCCCCGCCCCGCATCGTCGTCACGCGTGAGGACGGCTCGCCCATGGGCTATGCCCGGCCGGACGGACGCGTCTGGGGGGCGTATCTGCACGGCATCTTCGACGCCGACGCCTTCCGACGCCATTTCCTCAATGCCCTGCGCGCACGCCGAAACCTCGCCCCCATCGCCCACGCCACGCCCTACGACCTGGAGCCGGCCCTCGACCGGCTGGCCGACGTGCTGGAGGCGCACCTCAACCTCCCCGCCCTGCTACGGCGACTCGGCCTGTAAGATTTTGAAAAGGAACCGGGGGGAAACCTTTCTTGCAGAAAGGTTCTCCCCCCGGGCCCCCTTTCCAAAGACTCTTAACAGTTACGAGGCACCACAGGCTATCCAGTTGTAACCGCTAAAAGTTTTGGGGAGGGGAGAGCGCGAGAGGGGAACCCTTTTTTCAAAAAGGGTTCCCCTCTCGCACCTTCCTCGCATCTCCTCAAAACCGCGCCGCGTCAGGAAGCGGCGCTGGAGCTTGCGGTCGAGGCGCAGGAGGAACAACCTCCGGAAGGCGCCTTGGCGCAGGAAGCGGCATCGGAAGTGGTGGTCGTGGAGGATGCGGCGGAAGAGGAGTCCCCGGAGGAGGCGTCCGCGGACTTGGCGTCATGGGCCTTGCCGCCGTTGGCGGCCTCGCCGGCGGCGCTACACCCGCCGTTACCCTTGTAATCGGTCACATACCAGCCCGTGCCCTTGAGCACGAACGAGGTGTTGGACATGATGCGATGGGCCTGCGCGCCGCACGCCTCGCAGGGCGCTTCGTCCACGTCGAAATGTTTCTGCAAGATCTCGGAAATCTTGCCGCACTTGTCGCATTTGTATTCATAGATGGGCATCGTACACTCCCCTTGAGGCCGCATTCGGCCCCGTGATCGGCCGCAACAAGTCATCTTTCGGCCCTTTTTTGTCAAGGGCCGTTCGATCGGCCGCCGCGCGGCTCGGCAGCACTCGACGAGGTCGAGCGCCAAAAAAGTAATCGGTTCCGCAGGGCAGTCAAGGGGGGCAGGCGGGGAAAAACCGCCATGGGCACGCCGCGGGCAATCCCACGGCGGCCCATGGCCAAGCGGCTCCTATCCGGCCGGCCGCCGCGTCCACAGCTGCATCTCCCGCATCTTCTTGCGCCGTTCCCGTTGCAGGGCCTTGCACACAAGCGGCATGCCCTTGGGATAGCCCCATTTCACCCGATACTCGTCCGGTGTAAGCCCGAATTTGGCCAGATGACGCTTGGTGATTATCTTGTACGGTTTGCCGGATTCCATGCACATGATGGTGCGTTCCTTGACAGCCTTCTTCGGATCGAGCGGCGTATCGCCGGACACCAGTGCACGCGCCCCGCCACCCGCAATATCGATGGATTTAATACTCCCGGCCAGTTTCGACATCATGGCCGTTATTTCATCTTCCGTCATATTGCGCACCTTGGCCTGCGCCTTCACGATATCCAGAGCAAGAGATAAATAGGTATCCATGGGACGTCTCCTCCAAACAGGAATTTTACGCCTGTTGTCACGAAAAAAGACAACGCGTCAGGTTGTCAAGTCGCGCAAACCCGGAAAAAGGTTGCACCCTATGGAAAGAGTAAATATCCCTTGGGAAAATCCACACACAAAGGAACACTCATGCCGGGAAAATCGCCCCTGCCCGCCCTGTCCCGACTGCTTGCCGTCGTTGCAATGATTCTGACCGGTTGCAGCCACGCCTACGTCAACCCCAATATCGCCAACCCGGCCGACGCCAAAAAACAATTCGCCGCCGATTCCGCCATCTGCACCCAGGAAGCCAACCAGGACGTGCCCCCGACCTACGGCATGGACCGCTTCTACTTCGACCCCACGCCAATCGCCGAAACCGAAAAATGGATGGGAAACGTGGTCGAAGACGACGACAACCTCGACGCCTACAGCGCCTGCATGCACCGCCGTGGCTGGCGCTTCAAAAAGAAGTAGACGGAGATAATCCGGCAGAAAAGGGGGGCTCTGCCCCCCAGCCCCCGCCGGGATGCCACGGGCCCCCCGGGCCCCCCATCCGGTGCGCTTTGGCCGCGCGGGAGCGGGGTTGGCTGGCGGTCAGGCGCAGGGGTGAAGATGCAGGCGGCATTTGTCGGGACGCTGCATGTCGCTTCGCGACAAGCTCGTCCCGGCAAATGCCGCCTGCACCACGCCGTCGCCCCTTCGGGGCGAAAAAAGAAAGAATGTACTGAACCGCGTTAAGTAAAGGCGTCGCGCCCCGTCACAGCTCCCCTATGAAAGTTTTTGGGGAGGGAGGGGGTCCGGGGGAGGGGACCCTTTTTTTCAAAAAAGGGTCCCCTCCCCCGGCAAACACATCGTCCTA
Proteins encoded in this window:
- a CDS encoding cobyric acid synthase, with the protein product MSESFPHGGNLRALAEAAGRDPADILDASASINPLGPPPWLRQVLSAATGELVHYPDPDATALITAACERYGAPASHFVAGGGTSEILYALPRATGLARAVIPTPCYADYATAAHKSGMDIRRVPAVEFDDFAVHLDRVEGVLRSPSLIILGSPGNPTGKVIPADAIVDMASRHPQCLFLVDEAFADFVPGFASLAGADRPYNVAVLLSLTKSFAIPGLRLGLLAASPDLAGWVRSKLPPWSVNTLAQAVGARGLADTEYMEATRQALPGLRQRLADGLTKLGFTVLPGAANFLLARLPAEASPSGEVCRRVLAEHGVALRDCANFHALSDRFIRVAVRREDETDRILAALAGVLDSPLAPSFAPRRGTPALMVQGTASNAGKSVLCAGLCRLLARRGLRVAPFKSQNMSLNSGVTADGLEMGRAQIVQARACRLAPDVRMNPVLLKPTSDVGSQVIVLGKPVGVMRVGEYINYKPQAFTAAKEAYDALAAEVDVMVLEGAGSPAEVNLQAHDMVNMAMAAHAGAKVLLAADIDRGGAYAALLGTMECLAEADRDRVAGYLLNRFRGDPSLLSPANDFLRRATGRDVLGVVPWIDNLGLPEEDSVTFKDGGTLPTALPDDPDVLDIAVVDLPRVSNFTDLDALAVEPDVRLRRVRNAGELGQPDALILPGSKNTLADLAWLGETGLAAAIIALAGEEKTEIVGICAGLQMLGTAVADPLGLESGRKREDGLGLLGISTELAAAKTLAATRAVYADSDLALNGYEIHHGLTVPDNAAPPRIVVTREDGSPMGYARPDGRVWGAYLHGIFDADAFRRHFLNALRARRNLAPIAHATPYDLEPALDRLADVLEAHLNLPALLRRLGL
- a CDS encoding transcriptional regulator, giving the protein MPIYEYKCDKCGKISEILQKHFDVDEAPCEACGAQAHRIMSNTSFVLKGTGWYVTDYKGNGGCSAAGEAANGGKAHDAKSADASSGDSSSAASSTTTTSDAASCAKAPSGGCSSCASTASSSAAS
- a CDS encoding MucR family transcriptional regulator — translated: MDTYLSLALDIVKAQAKVRNMTEDEITAMMSKLAGSIKSIDIAGGGARALVSGDTPLDPKKAVKERTIMCMESGKPYKIITKRHLAKFGLTPDEYRVKWGYPKGMPLVCKALQRERRKKMREMQLWTRRPAG